The window CCCGGATGTGCTTGATCTACCGCATCATCGGCGTCGATACCTGCGCGACGCGGTAGGATGGAGCGCTTCCAGAACACGGGCCAACCCGACTGGGACTGGTGGGGTCGGCTGTGGCCGACGCCCGGGGAGACCCTGCGCCGACTCGGCGTCGAGTCGGACCAGTCGCTTGCCGAGGTCGGGTCCGGAAACGGCTACTTCGCGCTTCCAGCCGCCAGGATAACCGCCCCCGGGACGGTGTACGCCATCGACCTCGATGAGTCACTGCTCGCGGAACTGGAAGCCCTCGCCGACCGACAGGGCATCGACAACGTAGAAACCCTCTGTTGTGACGCGCGGGCGCTGACGGACGGCCTTCCCGAGGCCGTCGATACGGTCCTACTGGCGAACGCGTTCCACGGAATCTCCGACCCCGAGGCCTTCGCCGCGGAGGCGTTCGAAGCGCTCGCTCCCGGGGGACGGTTCCTGGTCGTCAACTGGCAGGACCGCCCGCGCACCGAGACGACCGTACTGGGCGAGCCCCGCGGGCCGCCGACCGAACTCCGGGTTTCGCCCTCGGAGACGCGGGCTATTATCGAGGACGCCGCTCCGTTTTCGACCGCTCGTCGCGTCGAGTTACCGCCCTACCACTACGCGCTCTGCTTCGAGCGGTAGCACGGTCGGTCCCTTTTCAAGTTCGTTTGATGTACGCTGATTGACCCCTGCCGAGCCGGAGGATTCGAACCTTCAAAAATCGTCGTCGCGACAGTGGAACAGAGGGAAGAACAGTCGGGATACTGCGAGCCGGGAACGTTAGACGAGCAGTTGGATGTCGGCATCGGCCATGTCCTCGAGGGCCGTCGCCGCGCCGACGCCGGTGGTGACGCCGTCGTAGAAGTCGTCCTCGTCGTAGTCCATCAGGTCGATGGTCATCTGACAGGCCTGGAACTCCACGCCCATGTCGAGGGAGGTCTCGAGGAGCTCCTCGATGGAGGCCGTGTCGTTGTCCTCGATTTTCTTCTCCATCATCTTCGTCGTCATGCGGTCCATGCCGGGGAGCGCGCCGACGATGTTCGGGACGGGCATGCTCGGGTTGCCGACCGAACTCAACTGGAGGTTCTTGGACTTCTCCTCGTGGAGGATGTCCAGCCCCCAGAACGTGTGGAAGACCGTGACGTCGTAGCCGAAGGCGGCGGCCGTGCTGGCGAGGATGAGCGGCGGGTACGCCATGTCGAGGGTCCCCTTCGTCGCGATGATGCTCATCTTCTTGGTGTCGTCGCCCTCTGTGGCCTCAGCCAGCGATTCCTCGAGTTCGTCGATGCGCGCAGCCAGCTCCGCACGCGAGGGGGTGTCGTCGGCCGACGCGTCTGGTGTATCCGTACTCATGTTTACTCCGTCTTGCGGACGTAGTGTTTGTACACGTCGGCGCCTTCCTCCTGGCCGAGCAGCTCGACACCGTCCGTTCCGGACGCCCAGCCGTCGATGTCGCTCATGCTACCGGAGTCAGTCGCCAGGACCTCCAGCACCTCGCCTTCGCCGAGGTCGTCGATTGCGCCTTTGGTCTTGACGACCGGCATGGGACACGATTCACCTTTCACGTCGAGCGTCTCCGAGATATCGTATTCAGCACTCATGGTTTGTCTGCTCCGTTGGTCTGTATTGGAGCTATCGCACAATATTAGGTCTGTGGTTAAAAGAATGTTGGTTCTTGTGCCTATTACAAACAACTATTCTCCCGATGGACGCGAATCAGTGGCCTTGAAGGCCCCAATGAGCGCGTATCAGGCACTAATAGAACTCCTACCTCGAATCTATATTGTGTGATTTATGGATTACTATGCAAACTCTTTTGTACGCCGGTCCGATACAAGCGAGTGTACGATATGAACGCCGAAGATTTCCCGACTCCCGACGTCGAAGTCGAGACGGTCGCACCGGAAACGCTGAAGGACGACATCGACGCGGGCGAGGACGTGACGCTCCTCGACGCGCGCATGGAATCGGATTACGAGGAATGGCACATCGACGGTGAGAACATCACCTCGATCAACGTCCCCTACTTCGAGTTCCTGGAGGACGACATCGACGAGGACGTTCTCGAAGGGATTCCCGAGGACCGCGAAGTGACCGTCCTCTGTGCGAAGGGCGGCGCCAGCGAGTACGTCGCAGGCACGCTCGCGGAACGCGGCTACGACGTCAACCACCTCGAGGACGGTATGAACGGCTGGGCCGGCATCTACGAGGCCGTCGAGGTCACCGACTACGACGGCGCCGGCACGCTGCTGCAGTACCAGCGGCCCTCCTCTGGCTGTCTCGGATATCTGGTCTACGACGACGGCGAAGCCGCCATCATCGACCCGCTCCGGGTCTTCACCGACCGCTACCTCGAGGACGCCGAGGAACTCGGCGTCGAGCTGAAGTACGCGCTGGACACCCACATCCACGCCGACCACATCTCCGGCGTCCGCAACCTCGATGCGGAGGGCGTCGAAGGCGTCATCCCCGAAGCGGCCGTCGACCGTGGCGTCACCTACGCCGCGGAGCGAAGCTCCGCGAGCCCTGCCTCGCAAGCTCGGCAGAACGCTGACGAACTGACCACGGCCGAGGACGGCGACACCTTCGAAGTCGGCGACGCCACCATCGAGGCCGTCTACACGCCCGGCCACACCACGGGCATGACCTCCTACCTCATCGACGACAGCCTGCTGGCAACCGGTGACGGGCTGTTCATCGAGAGCGTCGCCCGCCCCGACCTCGAAGAGGGCGACGACGGCGCGCCCGAGGCGGCTCGGATGCTCTACGAATCCCTGCAGGAACGCGTCCTGACGCTGCCCGACGAGACGCTCGTCGGTGGCGCCCACTTCAGCGACGCCGCCGAACCCGCCGCGGACGGCACCTACACCGCGCCCATCGGCGACCTCGTCGAGGAGATGGACGCCCTGACGATGGACGAAGACGAGTTCGTCGAACTCATCCTCTCGGACATGCCGCCCCGCCCGGCCAACTACGAGGACATCATCGCGACGAACCTCGGACAGAACGCCGTCGACGACGAGGAAGCGTTCACGCTCGAACTCGGGCCGAACAACTGCGCCGCGAGCCAGGAATCCCTCGCGGGTGACTAACACTGCCGATGGTGACTGATCCACTCGTCCTCCAGCTGGCCGCCGAGCTGTTCCCCAACGGGATCAGTCGCTACGCCGTCGGCGGCCTGCTGGTCGGCCTCGGCGCGGTCGTGATTTACATCGGCACGGGCATCCCGGCCGGCGCGAGTACGTTCCTCGAATCGACGCTGTCGTACGTCTCGGACCGGTCGCGGTTCCAGCGGTACGTGGGCTCCCGCGACTGGCGCGTCGTGTTCACCCTCGGCATCATCCTCGGTGCCGCGGTGTTCGCGGCGACCGTCCAGTCCGGCGTCATCGCGACGTCGCTCTACGAGCCCGGAACCACCGGCCAGACCTACGAACTCGCCGGCATCACGCTGTGGCTGACCGAGGTCCAGCCGTGGCGGCTGTTCCTCGGCGGCATCCTCGTCGGAATCGGGACCCGAATCGGGAAGGGGTGTACGTCCGGACACGGCGTCTGCGGCGTCGGTTCGGCGTCGAAGACGTCCATCGTCGGCGTCGCGACGTTCCTGCTGGTCGCTATCGGAACCGCACAACTGGTCGCGGCGCTGGGGGTGAGCCCGTAATGCGCGAGACGCGAGCGTCTCGAAACGCGCGAACGGGAGCGACCGGAGGGAGCGACACGTGAGCGACGACCGCCATCCCCTGTTCAAGCCGCTAATCTTCGTCGGCGGCCTGATATTCGGGTTCGGGCTCGGCTTCAGCCACATGGCGCGGCCGGAGGTCGTGTTGAACTTCCTGCAGTTCGAGGATTTCGGCCTGCTGTTCGTCATGTTCGGCGCGGCGGTCGTCTCCGGTATCGCCTTCGCGGTAATGCCGCGGATTCGAGACACCGCGCCGCTGACCGGCGACCTGTACGAACGGCGGCTGAAGTCGTTCGACAGGAACGTGCTGATCGGCGGCGCCATCTTCGGCGTCGGCTGGGGCCTCTCGGGCATCTGTCCCGGCGCGGCCTACGCCAGCCTCGGCACCGGTAACATCACCATCCTCTGGGCGCTCGCCGGTATGTTCATCGGCGCCTACGCGCAGGGGTACTGGCGAAGCCGGACGGCCGAGACCGGCTCGACGGCCACGCGCGCTGACTGAGACGCTTTTTCACTTCTCGCCCACTAATGGAACCCTCTGTAATCGCACTGTTCGTCGTCGCCGGCCTCGCCAGTCTGTTCATGGCGTGGGTCATCGGTGCCGGCTCCAGCGGCGCAACCCCCTTCGCGCCCGCGGTCGGCGCCAACGCCATCTCGACGATGCGGGCGGCGTTTATCGTCGGCATCTTCGGGTTCGCCGGCGCGGTCGTGCAGGGCGCCAACGTCTCCGAAGCCGTCGGCCGCGGCCTCATCGGTGGGGTCAGCCTCCCGGCCTCGGGCGTTATCGTCGTCCTGCTTATCGGGGCCGGCCTCATGGCCTTCGGCATCAAGACCGGCTATCCCATCGCCACGGCCTTCACGGTGACCGGGTCGGTCATCGGCGTCGGCCTCGCCCTCGGCGGCACGCCCGTCTGGCCGAAGTACCTCCAGATCGGTGCCGTCTGGGTGTTGACGCCCTTCGTCGGTGGCGGCCTCGCCTACGGTATCGCGAGCGTCCTCCCGCGGGCCGACGTTCCCGAACGGTACAGCGTCGCCCTGCTCGCCGGCCTCGTGGGGGCCGTACTGGCGAACGTCAACTTCGCCTATCTCGGCCCCGGGAGTTCGATGGGCTCGGTCGCCGGCCTCGCCGGGCGGACGCTCGGCGTCGACGGACTGGCGGTACCGGCCGCCGTTTCACTACTCGCTGCGTCGTCGGTCGCCGCCCTCGTCTCGTGGGACATCGCACGTGACATGAGCGGTGGCTTGCGGCGGGTCCTGCTGGCGCTCGGGTCGCTGGTGGCCTTCTCCGCGGGCGGGAGTCAGGTCGGCCTCGCGGTCGGCCCGCTGTTGCCGCTGCTGGACGACGTGGGGATGGTCCCCGTAATGGCCGTCCTCGTCGGCGGTGGCCTCGGCATGCTCGTCGGGTCGTGGACGGGCGCCCCGCGGATGATAAAGTCGCTGTCGCAGGACTACTCGTCGCTGGGGCCGCGTCGCTCCATCTCGGCGCTCGTGCCGTCGTTCCTCATCGCACAGACGGCGGTCCTGCTCGGCGTGCCCGTCTCGTTCAACGAAATCGTCGTCAGCGCCATCATCGGCAGCGGGGCCGCGGTCGGCGGCGGCGACGCCATCGACTCGCGGAAAATCGGCATGACCGTCGTCGCGTGGGCGGGCTCGCTCCTGTTGGCGCTGGCGCTCGGCTACGGCGTGGCCGCCCTGTTACCGTTCGTCTCCTAACTCGGTTTGCGTCTCGATGTCCTCGTTTTTCAGCGTCTCCGCACGCACGGCCAGCCGTTCGCGTAGGTCGGCCTCGGCGTCGGCACCCCGTCTTTCGGCGAGCGGACGTGGACGAGCGTCGCCTCCTCGGTCGCATGGCGGAGATACGCCGCGCGAACCGGTCTTCCCGGCTAGCTGGTGCCATACGTTTTCCATAAGTTATCGATACTCTCGGGGAGGTTATGGGAATATAGTATTGTATAGTATTTCCAAAACCGTTATAGGGATAAGTCGGATAGGGAGTATTGAACAGAAATGTGGCAACACCGAATTACCGCGTTCGACTATCGAAGTGAGAAACAATGGCAGGACTAGAAGTACCGACGTGGGACCCGGAGACGGCCCTGCTTATCGGCACGATTCTGCTGGAAGCGGTCGTGCTCTACGTGGGATACGGCGGTCTCGAACGGCTCTTCGGACCCCACCTCATGAAACTCCTGGTCGGAGGTAAAGAGGATGCTCGATAGCGTACTCGGCGGACTCGGAATCCTGAACTCAAGCCCCGAGATGCTGGCCCTGTTCGTCGGGTTCGGCCTCGTCGTCGGGGTGCTGTTCGGGTTCTTCGGCATGGGCGGGTCGTTCCTCGTCACCCCGGCCCTGCTGATGCTCGACTACGAGCCATCGGTCGCCGTCGGTAGCGGGATGGCGTTCGTCTTCGGGACGGCCGTCATCGCGACCCTGAAACACCGTGACCTCGGGCAGGTCGACTACAAACTCGGCGTGATAATGATTACCGGGACGACCATCGGTATCGAGGCCGGACGTGCCAGCGTCTACTACCTCGAATCGCTCGGACTCGCCGGTGGCATCATCAGCGTCGCCTACGTCGTCCTGCTCGGCGGCGTCGGGGCGATGGTCACCCGCGACGCCCTGAAGGGCGACGGCGGCGGTGGCGTCGACCACGAGGCCGCGGACAAGGACCTCAGCGAGTACGAGATCCCCGAAATCGCGAAGACGATTCAGCAGACAGTGCGGATTCCGCCGATGGTGACGCTTCGTGGTGACGTCCGTGTTTCCGTCTGGGTCATCACGGCCGTCGCCTTCACCACCGGCCTGCTGTCGGGTTTCCTCGGCGTCGGTGGCGGCTTCATCCGGATGCCCGCGATGATGTACGCCATCGGTGTCCCGGTGCCCGTGGCCGTTGGGACGGACCTCTTCGAGATCGTCTTCTCCGGCGGTCTCGGGAGCTACCTCTACGGACAGGGCGGCGGCGTCAACCTCGGTATCGTCGTCCCGCTGCTGTTCGGGAGCGCGCTCGGTGCCCGTATCGGCTCCGCCGCGACCGCCGTCGTCGACTCCGACGGTATCAAGGTCTACTTCGGCGGCATGCTGCTCGTCGGTGCCACCGCGGTCGGCATCGGCGAGGTCGGTTCCTACGTCGGCAACTCGACCCTCGAGACGATCGGGCTGGCGATGGTCCTCGGTGCGGCAGTCATCGTCGCCTTGGCGATTCTCTACACGACGGTCGTCTCGCTGCGGACGACGCAAGGCCAGCAAGCAACCGTCGCGGACTGATTCCTTCGCACGCCGAAACGCTCACCCGCCCGCGTTCTGAGGCCGTCGTGGCCGTCCTCGATTCGTCACGCGATTGTGCAATCCGTGCAAAAATCTTTTAACGGCACAGTACCTACGATAAATCGATAATAATGCCGGATTCGATGTCCGAACAACTCCAGCGGGACATGGCGTGTGAGGGGCTCCTCGAGTGTTTCCACGGGCTTAAACAACTCGACAAGGAGAT of the Natronomonas halophila genome contains:
- a CDS encoding DsrE/DsrF/DrsH-like family protein — encoded protein: MSTDTPDASADDTPSRAELAARIDELEESLAEATEGDDTKKMSIIATKGTLDMAYPPLILASTAAAFGYDVTVFHTFWGLDILHEEKSKNLQLSSVGNPSMPVPNIVGALPGMDRMTTKMMEKKIEDNDTASIEELLETSLDMGVEFQACQMTIDLMDYDEDDFYDGVTTGVGAATALEDMADADIQLLV
- a CDS encoding DUF7512 family protein, whose product is MAGLEVPTWDPETALLIGTILLEAVVLYVGYGGLERLFGPHLMKLLVGGKEDAR
- a CDS encoding sulfurtransferase TusA family protein, whose amino-acid sequence is MSAEYDISETLDVKGESCPMPVVKTKGAIDDLGEGEVLEVLATDSGSMSDIDGWASGTDGVELLGQEEGADVYKHYVRKTE
- a CDS encoding class I SAM-dependent methyltransferase: MERFQNTGQPDWDWWGRLWPTPGETLRRLGVESDQSLAEVGSGNGYFALPAARITAPGTVYAIDLDESLLAELEALADRQGIDNVETLCCDARALTDGLPEAVDTVLLANAFHGISDPEAFAAEAFEALAPGGRFLVVNWQDRPRTETTVLGEPRGPPTELRVSPSETRAIIEDAAPFSTARRVELPPYHYALCFER
- a CDS encoding sulfite exporter TauE/SafE family protein, encoding MLDSVLGGLGILNSSPEMLALFVGFGLVVGVLFGFFGMGGSFLVTPALLMLDYEPSVAVGSGMAFVFGTAVIATLKHRDLGQVDYKLGVIMITGTTIGIEAGRASVYYLESLGLAGGIISVAYVVLLGGVGAMVTRDALKGDGGGGVDHEAADKDLSEYEIPEIAKTIQQTVRIPPMVTLRGDVRVSVWVITAVAFTTGLLSGFLGVGGGFIRMPAMMYAIGVPVPVAVGTDLFEIVFSGGLGSYLYGQGGGVNLGIVVPLLFGSALGARIGSAATAVVDSDGIKVYFGGMLLVGATAVGIGEVGSYVGNSTLETIGLAMVLGAAVIVALAILYTTVVSLRTTQGQQATVAD
- a CDS encoding inorganic phosphate transporter, which encodes MEPSVIALFVVAGLASLFMAWVIGAGSSGATPFAPAVGANAISTMRAAFIVGIFGFAGAVVQGANVSEAVGRGLIGGVSLPASGVIVVLLIGAGLMAFGIKTGYPIATAFTVTGSVIGVGLALGGTPVWPKYLQIGAVWVLTPFVGGGLAYGIASVLPRADVPERYSVALLAGLVGAVLANVNFAYLGPGSSMGSVAGLAGRTLGVDGLAVPAAVSLLAASSVAALVSWDIARDMSGGLRRVLLALGSLVAFSAGGSQVGLAVGPLLPLLDDVGMVPVMAVLVGGGLGMLVGSWTGAPRMIKSLSQDYSSLGPRRSISALVPSFLIAQTAVLLGVPVSFNEIVVSAIIGSGAAVGGGDAIDSRKIGMTVVAWAGSLLLALALGYGVAALLPFVS
- a CDS encoding YeeE/YedE family protein, giving the protein MVTDPLVLQLAAELFPNGISRYAVGGLLVGLGAVVIYIGTGIPAGASTFLESTLSYVSDRSRFQRYVGSRDWRVVFTLGIILGAAVFAATVQSGVIATSLYEPGTTGQTYELAGITLWLTEVQPWRLFLGGILVGIGTRIGKGCTSGHGVCGVGSASKTSIVGVATFLLVAIGTAQLVAALGVSP
- a CDS encoding YeeE/YedE family protein → MSDDRHPLFKPLIFVGGLIFGFGLGFSHMARPEVVLNFLQFEDFGLLFVMFGAAVVSGIAFAVMPRIRDTAPLTGDLYERRLKSFDRNVLIGGAIFGVGWGLSGICPGAAYASLGTGNITILWALAGMFIGAYAQGYWRSRTAETGSTATRAD
- a CDS encoding MBL fold metallo-hydrolase, whose protein sequence is MNAEDFPTPDVEVETVAPETLKDDIDAGEDVTLLDARMESDYEEWHIDGENITSINVPYFEFLEDDIDEDVLEGIPEDREVTVLCAKGGASEYVAGTLAERGYDVNHLEDGMNGWAGIYEAVEVTDYDGAGTLLQYQRPSSGCLGYLVYDDGEAAIIDPLRVFTDRYLEDAEELGVELKYALDTHIHADHISGVRNLDAEGVEGVIPEAAVDRGVTYAAERSSASPASQARQNADELTTAEDGDTFEVGDATIEAVYTPGHTTGMTSYLIDDSLLATGDGLFIESVARPDLEEGDDGAPEAARMLYESLQERVLTLPDETLVGGAHFSDAAEPAADGTYTAPIGDLVEEMDALTMDEDEFVELILSDMPPRPANYEDIIATNLGQNAVDDEEAFTLELGPNNCAASQESLAGD